In the Argonema galeatum A003/A1 genome, one interval contains:
- a CDS encoding radical SAM protein, producing the protein MAPLVANYYLTYRCNARCHFCDIWALEPPKEADLDTISQNLIDLRRLGVKYIDFTGGEPLLRAEVAEIYTEAKRLGFITSMTTNTILYPRRAQEMQGLIDFLNFSLDGGDAETHDQSRGVKIFDTLVESVAIAKSLGEYPVLNHTVTAQNYQRISEVAELGLRLGVRVWLNPAFTAHSNYNSKKNPTPEIVQSIESAAKQYNNLGYNKAALAFIEAGGNDTNNPRCKAVDAVIAISPDDKLLLPCYHFAQTGVPINGRLYELYRESEIVEEYRQSQGKLSVCEGCTVWCYLIPSFFKGVDKYWWLNQLTYASEFLARKQFLQRA; encoded by the coding sequence ATGGCACCACTGGTTGCAAATTACTACTTAACATACCGCTGCAACGCTCGCTGTCATTTTTGTGACATTTGGGCTTTAGAACCGCCTAAAGAAGCGGATTTGGATACAATTAGCCAAAATTTAATCGATTTGCGCCGCTTGGGGGTAAAATACATCGATTTCACAGGTGGAGAACCTCTGCTGCGGGCTGAGGTTGCTGAGATATACACCGAGGCAAAACGGCTGGGATTTATAACCAGTATGACGACAAATACAATTCTTTATCCCAGACGAGCGCAGGAAATGCAGGGGTTGATTGACTTCCTGAATTTCTCTTTAGATGGCGGAGATGCCGAAACTCACGACCAGTCAAGGGGGGTCAAGATATTTGACACTTTGGTCGAGTCGGTGGCTATAGCTAAATCCCTTGGCGAGTACCCCGTACTCAACCACACCGTCACCGCTCAAAACTACCAGCGCATTTCAGAGGTAGCCGAACTGGGGCTGCGTTTGGGCGTTCGAGTTTGGCTAAATCCAGCCTTTACAGCCCATAGCAACTACAATTCCAAGAAAAATCCCACCCCCGAAATCGTCCAATCCATAGAATCGGCTGCTAAGCAGTACAACAATCTTGGTTACAATAAGGCAGCATTAGCTTTTATTGAAGCAGGGGGCAATGACACCAATAATCCCCGCTGTAAGGCGGTGGATGCCGTAATAGCTATTTCTCCAGACGACAAGCTTCTTTTGCCTTGCTACCATTTTGCCCAAACGGGCGTTCCGATTAACGGTAGGCTATACGAGCTCTATCGGGAGTCAGAAATAGTGGAAGAATATCGCCAATCTCAGGGCAAACTGTCTGTGTGTGAAGGCTGCACGGTCTGGTGTTACTTGATACCCAGCTTCTTCAAAGGTGTAGACAAATACTGGTGGTTGAATCAACTAACCTATGCCAGCGAATTCCTGGCCCGAAAACAATTCCTACAGCGAGCTTGA
- a CDS encoding glycosyltransferase, translating to MPANSWPENNSYSELDEIGSLLSELPQTFDEAAQTPHPGDGKRRRKAAVLLTVVWSGTIALHLFSWGTWLVVGLTTLMGIHAIRVLRSRPPGVAVPLSEETQDSWPFVSLLVAAKNEEAVIGKLVKNICNLDYPVDLYELWVIDDNSTDQTPILLKQLAQQYEQVKIFRRQAGASGGKSGALNQVLPLTRGQIIAVFDADAQVHPDMLRRVLPVFEQEQVGAVQVRKAIANTDANFWTRGQAAEMALDSFFQQHRIAIGGIGELRGNGQFIRRSALERCGGFNEETITDDLDLTIRLHLDRWDIDFLIEPAVEEEGVTTAIALWHQRNRWAEGGYQRYLDYWRPILRNRMGTAKTWDMFMFWITQYFLPTAALPDFLMSFVRNSLPVFSPITGLMLAMSLVGMFRGLRRIHKEEKLTFSTMFFTLIQTLRGTLYMLHWVVIMASATARMSVRPKRLKWVKTVHQGSAE from the coding sequence ATGCCAGCGAATTCCTGGCCCGAAAACAATTCCTACAGCGAGCTTGATGAAATCGGCTCTCTTTTATCCGAGCTGCCTCAGACTTTTGATGAGGCAGCTCAAACACCCCATCCTGGGGATGGGAAACGCAGGCGCAAAGCCGCTGTGCTGCTGACAGTAGTTTGGAGTGGCACGATCGCACTCCATCTATTCTCCTGGGGCACTTGGCTGGTCGTGGGCTTGACCACCCTCATGGGCATTCACGCTATCCGCGTTTTGCGATCGCGCCCTCCTGGCGTAGCCGTACCTTTGTCTGAAGAAACCCAGGATTCTTGGCCTTTTGTCTCTCTGCTGGTGGCGGCTAAAAATGAAGAAGCCGTGATCGGCAAATTGGTCAAGAATATTTGCAATCTCGACTACCCGGTAGATTTATACGAACTCTGGGTGATTGACGATAACAGCACAGACCAAACGCCAATATTGCTCAAGCAGCTAGCTCAGCAATACGAGCAAGTGAAGATATTCCGGCGACAGGCAGGTGCTAGCGGCGGCAAATCTGGAGCCTTGAATCAAGTGCTACCCCTAACTCGCGGCCAAATTATCGCCGTGTTTGACGCCGATGCTCAAGTGCATCCCGATATGCTGCGCCGGGTATTGCCTGTTTTTGAGCAAGAACAGGTGGGTGCGGTGCAGGTACGAAAAGCGATCGCTAACACCGATGCCAATTTCTGGACTCGCGGTCAAGCAGCTGAGATGGCTTTAGATAGCTTCTTTCAACAGCACCGCATTGCGATCGGCGGCATCGGGGAACTACGCGGAAACGGCCAGTTTATTCGCCGTTCTGCCCTAGAACGCTGTGGCGGCTTTAATGAAGAAACCATCACAGACGACCTCGATTTAACCATCCGCTTGCACCTCGATCGATGGGATATTGACTTTCTCATTGAGCCAGCAGTGGAAGAAGAGGGCGTTACTACTGCGATCGCCCTTTGGCATCAACGCAACCGTTGGGCAGAAGGAGGTTATCAGCGCTATTTAGATTATTGGCGTCCCATCCTCCGGAACCGCATGGGCACTGCGAAAACCTGGGATATGTTCATGTTCTGGATCACCCAGTACTTTCTACCCACAGCGGCATTGCCAGACTTTTTGATGTCTTTTGTCCGCAACAGTCTGCCCGTTTTCAGTCCCATCACGGGTCTGATGCTTGCCATGTCCCTGGTAGGTATGTTTAGAGGTCTGCGGCGTATCCATAAAGAGGAAAAACTGACCTTTTCTACGATGTTTTTCACCTTGATTCAGACCCTGCGCGGCACTTTATATATGCTTCACTGGGTGGTGATCATGGCTAGCGCTACCGCTCGAATGTCGGTGCGACCAAAGCGACTAAAGTGGGTTAAAACTGTACATCAAGGAAGTGCGGAATAG
- a CDS encoding DNA polymerase III subunit gamma/tau: MPYEPLHHKYRPQTFKDLVGQDAIATTLINAIEQEHIAPAYLFTGPRGTGKTSSARILAKSLNCISSKVPTKTPCGICNICQEVTKGSALDVIEIDAASNTGVDNIRELIERAQFAPMQCRYKVYIIDECHMLSTAAFNALLKTLEEPPEQVIFVLATTDPQKVLPTIISRCQRFDFRRIPLDAMVNHLRDIANKENINISDDAITLVAQIAQGGLRDAESTLDQLSLSSDRVTVEKVWDLVGVVPEQDLMSLLSAIADNNSTDVIDISRRLMDRGREPLIVLQNLAGLYRDLLIAKSAPNRPDLVAVTETTWKALCNFKALEINDILAGQKYLKDSEFQIKNTTQPRLWLEVTLLSLLPTLREGMRPTEISSQPTYKPLSTPAINPNVNSTFSHNQPTKTPEKSDPISAHPPVQPENLTLNKEDTNPVLEEVPNPPANKYNIDISQSDDVVPKQSEETLNEMSINEIWEKVIFHLDSPLAKPLLRQHGRLLSYNNQQALIGMSTKQLLDAAKQKLPAIEAGFQKAFNCPVKVRLVVGHSIETQNTSANQLQTPTDRSDPGKSGASSPKTLTSPPATTIAPSPPKVESQKIIADPNHPAEITPSPPPISPPVSDNPTATWERRVDEMAIGDSTNVAIAAQRLAHFFNGEIIELTEDIKLALSPIKQQPPLNRSDTLPELETDEEEDF; encoded by the coding sequence ATGCCCTACGAACCCTTACACCACAAATACCGCCCTCAGACTTTCAAGGATTTGGTGGGTCAAGATGCGATCGCAACTACCTTAATAAATGCGATCGAACAAGAACATATTGCTCCAGCTTACTTGTTTACCGGGCCCAGAGGCACCGGCAAAACTTCCAGTGCCAGAATTTTGGCTAAATCCCTCAACTGTATTTCTAGCAAAGTTCCCACGAAAACACCATGCGGAATCTGCAATATCTGCCAGGAAGTCACAAAAGGTTCAGCTTTAGACGTAATTGAAATTGACGCCGCCAGCAATACAGGCGTTGACAATATTAGAGAATTAATCGAACGGGCTCAATTTGCCCCGATGCAGTGTCGCTATAAGGTTTATATTATTGATGAATGTCATATGCTCAGCACTGCCGCATTTAACGCCTTATTAAAAACATTAGAAGAACCGCCAGAACAAGTTATATTTGTCTTGGCAACAACTGACCCTCAAAAAGTATTACCGACAATTATTTCTCGCTGTCAGCGTTTTGATTTCCGGCGCATACCCCTAGACGCGATGGTAAACCATCTGCGGGATATTGCGAATAAAGAAAATATCAATATTAGCGATGATGCAATTACTCTCGTTGCCCAAATTGCCCAAGGGGGACTGAGAGATGCAGAAAGTACCCTCGATCAACTCAGTTTATCATCCGATCGGGTAACGGTAGAAAAAGTTTGGGATTTGGTGGGGGTGGTTCCAGAACAAGATTTGATGAGTTTGCTGAGTGCGATCGCTGACAACAACTCTACAGATGTGATAGACATTAGCCGACGCTTAATGGATCGAGGGCGAGAACCTCTAATTGTATTGCAGAATTTAGCAGGTTTGTACCGCGATTTACTAATAGCTAAAAGCGCACCCAACCGTCCAGATTTAGTTGCTGTGACAGAAACTACTTGGAAAGCACTATGTAATTTTAAAGCTTTGGAAATTAACGATATTTTAGCTGGACAAAAGTATCTCAAAGATAGCGAATTTCAAATTAAAAATACAACTCAGCCGCGCCTGTGGTTAGAGGTGACGCTATTGAGCTTATTGCCAACTTTGCGAGAAGGGATGCGCCCGACAGAAATTAGCAGTCAGCCAACCTATAAACCGCTGTCAACTCCGGCAATTAATCCAAATGTAAATTCTACCTTTTCCCATAATCAACCAACAAAAACGCCAGAAAAATCAGATCCAATTTCTGCCCATCCACCTGTCCAACCAGAAAATCTAACACTTAATAAAGAGGATACTAATCCAGTTTTGGAGGAAGTACCTAATCCACCGGCTAATAAATATAATATTGATATTTCTCAATCAGACGATGTTGTTCCCAAACAATCTGAAGAGACATTGAATGAAATGTCAATAAATGAGATTTGGGAAAAAGTTATTTTCCATCTCGATTCGCCGTTGGCTAAACCGCTGCTCCGTCAACACGGACGCTTGCTAAGTTATAATAATCAACAAGCTCTGATCGGTATGAGTACTAAGCAATTACTGGATGCGGCTAAACAAAAATTGCCCGCTATTGAAGCTGGTTTTCAGAAAGCCTTCAATTGTCCAGTCAAGGTACGTTTGGTAGTAGGACATTCGATCGAGACTCAGAATACTTCTGCAAACCAGTTACAAACCCCTACAGATCGTTCCGATCCTGGTAAGTCGGGTGCTAGCAGTCCAAAAACTTTGACTTCGCCACCAGCTACGACAATTGCACCATCACCGCCAAAAGTTGAATCTCAGAAGATAATAGCAGATCCAAACCATCCCGCAGAAATTACGCCATCGCCACCACCAATAAGCCCTCCCGTTTCAGATAACCCTACAGCGACTTGGGAGCGGCGGGTTGATGAAATGGCGATCGGGGACAGCACCAATGTCGCGATCGCAGCCCAGCGTCTGGCCCATTTTTTCAATGGCGAAATTATCGAATTGACGGAAGATATAAAACTTGCTCTATCTCCAATTAAGCAACAACCGCCATTAAATAGGAGTGATACCTTACCTGAATTGGAGACAGATGAAGAGGAAGATTTCTGA
- a CDS encoding Caspase domain-containing protein: protein MQYFSRHRHLITNLALGTFIGWQLPAINPNSVGVNAQVAATCQGQKQNQAQQEKTNFLAFGGGPAREANEIAIEKNILYFQRTLSAMGYNPASASTFFANGNDGQATVRYLDPTGQQQFKVPQIPNLKGASTMANLERSIQDLSKNPKSIFLYFTGHGIPNPEDIDNNAFMLWNKELLTVQQFATMLDSLPDRTPVVTMMSQCFAGSFANFIYQGGDPKRPVALQTRCGFFATVKTRPSVGCTPAVNEADYRDYSSSFFAGLSGRSRTGQPVSSADYNKDGRVSYAEAHAFAKVDEKTTDWPISTSEAWLQNQADKMTQQAILSRPMAELLQAARPEQSYAVNSIAKMFDFNLQKSLLANIQGLDRSKIETEEQKAYIIRLGMELTNIGMEKQIRSSENSLAIATLDKLIKCESSSWKQ from the coding sequence ATGCAGTATTTTTCACGCCATCGCCACCTCATTACTAATTTAGCCCTGGGGACATTTATAGGCTGGCAACTCCCGGCCATAAATCCCAACAGTGTTGGAGTAAATGCACAAGTAGCAGCCACTTGTCAAGGGCAGAAACAAAATCAAGCCCAACAGGAGAAAACAAATTTTTTGGCGTTCGGCGGTGGCCCAGCGCGGGAAGCGAACGAAATTGCGATCGAAAAGAACATTCTTTACTTTCAGCGTACTTTAAGCGCAATGGGCTACAATCCCGCCTCGGCGTCCACCTTCTTTGCCAACGGCAATGACGGACAGGCGACAGTTCGCTATCTCGATCCCACAGGACAACAGCAATTTAAAGTGCCACAGATTCCCAATCTCAAGGGTGCATCAACTATGGCCAACTTGGAGCGTTCCATTCAGGATCTGAGTAAGAACCCTAAATCTATTTTCCTCTACTTCACAGGACATGGCATTCCCAATCCCGAAGATATAGATAACAATGCCTTCATGCTCTGGAATAAGGAGTTGCTGACGGTGCAGCAGTTTGCCACTATGCTAGACTCCTTGCCCGATCGGACACCTGTCGTCACCATGATGAGTCAGTGCTTCGCAGGCTCATTCGCTAATTTTATCTACCAAGGGGGCGATCCCAAACGTCCAGTTGCCCTGCAAACCCGTTGCGGCTTCTTCGCCACCGTGAAAACTCGCCCTTCTGTGGGCTGTACGCCTGCTGTGAACGAAGCCGACTATCGCGATTACAGTTCCAGCTTCTTTGCCGGGTTAAGCGGGCGCAGTCGCACAGGTCAGCCAGTCTCCTCTGCTGACTATAACAAAGATGGGCGGGTTTCCTACGCGGAAGCCCACGCTTTTGCTAAGGTAGACGAGAAAACTACGGATTGGCCTATTTCCACTTCTGAGGCTTGGCTGCAAAATCAGGCTGACAAAATGACTCAGCAGGCGATCCTGAGTCGTCCTATGGCGGAACTTTTGCAAGCAGCTCGCCCGGAACAAAGTTATGCGGTCAATTCGATCGCCAAAATGTTTGACTTCAATCTGCAAAAGTCATTGCTGGCAAACATCCAAGGACTCGATCGCAGCAAAATCGAGACAGAAGAACAAAAGGCTTATATCATCCGTCTGGGGATGGAATTAACGAATATCGGTATGGAAAAGCAAATCCGTAGTTCGGAAAATAGCCTTGCGATCGCAACCCTTGATAAGTTAATCAAATGCGAAAGTAGTTCTTGGAAGCAGTAG
- a CDS encoding tetratricopeptide repeat protein has protein sequence MKGRFWRYAYSTLRRMLRRWFRRSGIGKKSQPTKSTKQLETGPLNDADYEYFFMQLLEGVDHGWRQEQVLRVFEALAERTTVEQWIAWLRGFGEKLLTSPTPNHQLANGMVHLGEVGCGEFGEIAKEIGVKLLARSPHSYQANNSFVDTGDPQEAQAWFHQGIQRFNNGDFQEAIASYDKALAILPDAHEVWYNRANALFKLARTQDAIASYDKALQYKQDKSDAWNNRGNALFKLGSAEDAILSYDKALEIEPNYQQAWYNRGVALGNVGRLEDALASYDKAVAIEPKDDQAWFNRGLVLGNLGRLEDALASWDKALELKSDRYEAWYNRSVALSNLGRNDEALASWNKAQALKPS, from the coding sequence ATGAAAGGGCGGTTTTGGCGATATGCCTACAGTACGCTGAGGCGAATGCTAAGGAGGTGGTTTCGGCGTTCCGGCATCGGCAAAAAGTCCCAACCGACAAAATCTACCAAGCAATTAGAAACTGGGCCTCTAAATGATGCCGACTATGAATATTTTTTCATGCAGCTACTGGAAGGGGTCGATCATGGTTGGCGTCAGGAACAGGTTTTGAGAGTTTTTGAGGCGTTAGCTGAGCGTACCACAGTTGAACAATGGATCGCGTGGCTGCGTGGTTTTGGTGAAAAGCTGCTGACTTCCCCTACCCCAAATCATCAGTTAGCCAATGGGATGGTGCATTTAGGTGAGGTTGGTTGCGGCGAGTTTGGCGAAATTGCCAAGGAAATCGGTGTAAAGTTACTCGCACGCTCTCCCCATTCATACCAAGCGAATAACTCTTTCGTGGATACAGGTGACCCCCAAGAGGCACAAGCATGGTTCCACCAAGGTATTCAGCGATTTAATAATGGAGATTTTCAAGAAGCGATCGCTTCTTATGACAAGGCTTTAGCAATTTTACCAGACGCCCACGAAGTCTGGTATAACCGAGCTAACGCCTTGTTTAAATTAGCACGCACTCAGGATGCGATCGCTAGCTACGACAAAGCTTTGCAATACAAGCAGGACAAATCCGATGCCTGGAATAATCGTGGTAACGCCTTGTTTAAGTTAGGATCTGCGGAAGATGCGATATTAAGCTACGACAAAGCATTAGAAATTGAACCAAACTATCAGCAAGCTTGGTACAACCGAGGTGTGGCGCTGGGGAACGTGGGACGCCTGGAAGATGCTTTAGCTTCTTATGACAAAGCTGTGGCGATCGAACCCAAAGATGATCAAGCTTGGTTTAATCGAGGTTTGGTGCTGGGAAACTTAGGACGCCTGGAAGATGCTCTAGCCAGTTGGGACAAAGCCTTGGAATTGAAATCCGATCGCTACGAAGCCTGGTATAATCGCAGCGTAGCGCTGAGTAACTTAGGCCGCAACGATGAGGCTCTAGCTAGCTGGAACAAAGCTCAAGCTCTCAAACCAAGCTAA